A genome region from Micromonospora peucetia includes the following:
- a CDS encoding Acg family FMN-binding oxidoreductase, whose amino-acid sequence MSHETPATGRPLTTALAEAAATAGHAPSVHNSQPWRWRVLPDALELRVVRDPRLTATDPEGRLVAYSCGAALHHARVALTAEGWTAEVQRMPDPNEEDLLARLTGLVRTGADPEAMRLVQCMQVRHTDRRPVSDEPVPTAALAEIAAAVAAEGCQLQFLDRDNVLELAAVASHAASVESEDSQLREELEYWTSRSGTGTGLPPEVLPAESPRTTVPGRDFGRPGTLPVGPGHDRAAVYGVLYGNEDEPDIWLRAGEALSAGWLTATRLGVSVVPLSGVVEVAGTRQTLRGLLAGLGYPYLVIRLGLADPAHAGPPHTPRRDVAQVVDTSAVRSTDA is encoded by the coding sequence ATGAGCCACGAGACGCCGGCGACGGGCCGTCCGCTGACCACCGCACTCGCGGAGGCCGCCGCGACGGCCGGGCACGCCCCGTCGGTGCACAACAGTCAACCGTGGCGGTGGCGGGTGCTGCCGGACGCGCTGGAGCTGCGGGTGGTCCGCGATCCCCGGCTGACGGCGACGGACCCGGAGGGCCGGCTGGTGGCGTACAGCTGCGGGGCGGCGCTGCACCACGCGCGGGTCGCGCTGACCGCGGAGGGCTGGACGGCCGAGGTGCAGCGGATGCCCGACCCGAACGAGGAGGACCTGCTGGCCCGGCTGACCGGGCTGGTCCGCACGGGGGCCGACCCGGAGGCCATGCGCCTGGTGCAGTGCATGCAGGTGCGGCACACCGACCGGCGCCCGGTCAGCGACGAACCGGTGCCGACCGCCGCTCTCGCGGAGATCGCCGCGGCGGTCGCCGCCGAGGGCTGCCAGCTCCAGTTCCTCGACCGCGACAACGTCCTGGAGTTGGCCGCCGTCGCCAGCCATGCCGCGTCGGTCGAGTCGGAGGACTCGCAGCTGCGCGAGGAGTTGGAATACTGGACCAGCCGGAGCGGCACCGGCACCGGCCTGCCGCCGGAGGTGCTGCCCGCCGAGTCGCCGCGGACCACCGTGCCGGGCCGTGACTTCGGCCGCCCCGGCACCCTGCCGGTCGGCCCCGGGCACGACCGGGCCGCCGTGTACGGGGTGCTCTACGGCAACGAGGACGAACCGGACATCTGGCTGCGGGCCGGCGAGGCGCTCTCGGCCGGCTGGCTGACCGCGACCCGGCTCGGGGTCTCCGTGGTGCCGCTGAGCGGAGTGGTGGAGGTCGCGGGCACCCGGCAGACGCTGCGCGGGCTGCTGGCCGGCCTCGGCTACCCGTACCTCGTGATCCGGTTGGGGCTCGCGGACCCGGCGCACGCCGGCCCACCGCACACCCCGCGCCGCGACGTCGCGCAGGTGGTCGACACCTCGGCGGTGCGCTCCACCGACGCGTAG
- a CDS encoding GAF domain-containing protein, protein MLDRVGEVVTSRERLRALLDAVVGIGTDLDLRSTLQRIVQSACELAGARYGALGVIGHDRLLHDFITYGIDAELHARIGDLPHGRGVLGLLIDDPRPLRMPDITQHPKSYGFPEHHPPMHSFLGVPVRIRDQVFGNLYLAEKQGGAEFTEDDEEIVVALAAAAGVAIENARLYALAHRRERWLAATAEITGVLLGEVRRTDALALVARRAREVAEAEVALVLLYDPDADEFTVEVVDGADEQAGDLVGTALPAAETSFATAVAEGRHDQVADLAHAAPWPALLSTGPAVISPLATADVLHGVLVIAHRPDRLPAASDDDMALLGSFAGQAALAMERARGQEERELLVVLEDRERIARDLHDVVIQRLFATGLQLQSAAPMTTKPEVARRINAAVDDLDATIKDIRRTIFELRTPMSAALRTEIREAIEVATESLGYRPGLELTGPIDSAVPDAVRPDLTAVLREALSNAVRHAEADRVTVAVRVDAGRVTLTVTDDGVGCDPAAARGGLVNLRERAERHGGEFEVRRAEPRGTELHWSVPLRD, encoded by the coding sequence ATGCTGGACCGGGTCGGCGAGGTGGTGACCAGCCGGGAGCGGCTGCGGGCCCTGCTCGACGCGGTGGTCGGCATCGGCACCGACCTGGACCTGCGCAGCACCCTGCAACGGATCGTGCAGTCGGCCTGCGAGCTGGCCGGCGCCCGCTACGGCGCACTCGGCGTGATCGGCCACGACCGCCTGCTGCACGACTTCATCACCTACGGCATCGACGCGGAACTGCACGCCAGGATCGGTGACCTGCCCCACGGGCGGGGCGTGCTCGGCCTGCTCATCGACGACCCGCGCCCGCTGCGGATGCCCGACATCACCCAGCACCCGAAGTCCTACGGGTTCCCGGAGCACCACCCGCCGATGCACAGCTTCCTCGGTGTGCCCGTGCGTATCCGCGACCAGGTGTTCGGCAACCTCTACCTGGCCGAGAAGCAGGGCGGCGCGGAGTTCACCGAGGACGACGAGGAGATCGTCGTCGCGCTCGCCGCGGCGGCCGGCGTGGCCATCGAGAACGCCCGCCTCTACGCGCTGGCCCACCGCCGGGAACGCTGGCTCGCGGCGACCGCCGAGATCACCGGCGTGCTGCTGGGCGAGGTGCGCCGCACCGACGCCCTGGCGTTGGTGGCGCGGCGCGCCCGCGAGGTCGCCGAGGCGGAGGTGGCGCTGGTGCTGCTCTACGACCCCGACGCCGACGAGTTCACTGTCGAGGTGGTGGACGGGGCCGACGAGCAGGCCGGCGACCTGGTCGGCACCGCGCTGCCAGCAGCCGAGACGAGCTTCGCCACCGCCGTCGCCGAGGGCCGGCACGACCAGGTGGCGGACCTCGCCCACGCCGCGCCCTGGCCGGCGCTGCTGAGCACCGGGCCGGCGGTGATCTCCCCGCTGGCCACCGCCGACGTCCTGCACGGCGTGCTGGTGATCGCGCACCGCCCCGACCGGCTGCCCGCCGCCAGCGACGACGACATGGCTCTGCTGGGCAGCTTCGCCGGGCAGGCCGCGCTGGCCATGGAGCGGGCCCGGGGGCAGGAGGAACGGGAACTGCTGGTGGTCCTGGAGGACCGCGAACGCATCGCCCGGGACCTGCACGACGTGGTCATCCAACGGCTCTTCGCCACCGGCCTGCAGTTGCAGAGCGCCGCCCCGATGACGACGAAACCGGAGGTCGCCCGGCGGATCAACGCCGCGGTCGACGATCTCGACGCCACGATCAAGGACATCCGCCGCACCATCTTCGAGCTGCGTACCCCGATGAGCGCGGCGCTGCGCACCGAGATCCGCGAGGCGATCGAGGTGGCCACCGAGTCGCTCGGCTACCGGCCCGGCCTGGAACTGACCGGACCGATCGACAGCGCCGTCCCCGACGCGGTCCGCCCCGACCTCACCGCCGTGCTACGCGAGGCGCTCTCCAACGCCGTACGGCACGCCGAGGCCGACCGCGTGACGGTGGCGGTGCGGGTCGACGCCGGCCGGGTGACCCTGACCGTCACCGACGACGGGGTGGGCTGCGACCCGGCCGCCGCCCGGGGCGGGCTGGTCAACCTGCGCGAGCGCGCCGAGCGCCACGGCGGCGAGTTCGAGGTACGCCGCGCCGAACCCCGCGGCACCGAACTGCACTGGTCCGTCCCCCTCCGCGACTAA
- a CDS encoding response regulator, producing MIRVFLLDDHEVVRRGLADLLQSSGDIEVVGESGLAQEAARRIPALRPDVAILDARLPDGNGIDVCRDVRAVDSSIKGLILTSYEDDEALFAAIMAGAAGYVLKQIRGTDLVDAVRRVAAGQSLLDPAITTRVLERIRSGVEQPRELKSLTEQERRILEYVAEGLTNREIAGKMFLAEKTVKNYVSSVLAKLGLERRTQAAVLATRLLGKSH from the coding sequence ATGATCCGCGTGTTCCTGCTCGACGACCACGAAGTCGTCCGTCGTGGCCTGGCCGACCTGCTGCAGAGCAGCGGTGACATCGAGGTGGTCGGCGAGTCCGGCCTGGCCCAGGAGGCGGCCCGGCGCATCCCGGCCCTGCGGCCGGACGTGGCGATCCTCGACGCGCGGCTGCCCGACGGCAACGGCATCGACGTGTGCCGGGACGTCCGGGCCGTGGACTCCTCGATCAAGGGCCTGATCCTCACCTCGTACGAGGACGACGAGGCGCTCTTCGCGGCGATCATGGCCGGCGCGGCCGGCTACGTGCTCAAGCAGATCCGCGGCACCGACCTGGTCGACGCGGTGCGCCGGGTGGCGGCGGGGCAGTCGCTGCTCGACCCGGCGATCACCACCCGGGTGCTGGAGCGCATCCGCAGCGGCGTCGAGCAGCCGCGCGAGCTGAAGTCGCTCACCGAGCAGGAGCGGCGGATCCTGGAGTACGTGGCCGAGGGCCTCACCAACCGGGAGATCGCCGGGAAGATGTTCCTGGCCGAGAAGACGGTGAAGAACTACGTCTCCAGCGTGCTGGCCAAGCTCGGCCTGGAGCGCCGCACCCAGGCCGCCGTCCTGGCCACCCGCCTCCTCGGCAAGTCCCACTAA
- a CDS encoding Acg family FMN-binding oxidoreductase, which translates to MDTGFTVEQLRAAATDAVRAPSLHNTQPWRFRLRDGGIEVRVDPDRRLPATDPNGWGVRIACGAALFNLRLALAVAGTPATVRLRPYPAEPDVVARLVPDVPRRPTPAEQALHAAIPRRFSNRAPFWPDPVPADARWRLAEAARAEQCWLEMLVGVSAVNAFAEIAHSAHRVLERSPAYRAERQEWVRSTPAPDGIPAGSGGPQGEAQDLLPSRGFGGLDRAPGRDFEPEPLVAVLGSPGNTAVDQVVAGQALQRVLLAATDSGLAVSMLSQPIEVPSAREQLRLSLGRFGTPQMVMRIGYGQPGWPTPRREVDEVLDLPVTQS; encoded by the coding sequence ATGGACACCGGCTTCACCGTCGAGCAGCTGCGGGCCGCCGCCACCGACGCCGTACGCGCGCCGTCGCTGCACAACACCCAGCCGTGGCGGTTCCGACTGCGTGACGGCGGCATCGAGGTGCGGGTCGACCCGGACCGGCGGCTGCCGGCCACCGACCCGAACGGCTGGGGGGTCCGGATCGCCTGCGGGGCGGCGCTGTTCAACCTGCGGCTCGCCCTGGCCGTGGCCGGCACCCCGGCAACGGTCCGGCTGCGCCCCTATCCGGCCGAGCCGGACGTGGTGGCCCGGCTGGTCCCGGACGTGCCGCGCCGCCCCACCCCCGCCGAGCAGGCCCTGCACGCCGCCATCCCCCGTCGGTTCAGCAACCGCGCGCCGTTCTGGCCCGACCCGGTGCCCGCCGACGCCCGCTGGCGCCTCGCCGAGGCGGCCCGCGCCGAGCAGTGCTGGCTGGAGATGCTGGTCGGTGTCAGCGCCGTGAACGCGTTCGCCGAAATCGCCCACAGCGCGCACCGGGTGTTGGAGCGGAGCCCGGCATACCGGGCTGAGCGCCAGGAGTGGGTACGCTCCACGCCCGCCCCGGACGGGATCCCGGCCGGGTCCGGCGGCCCACAGGGCGAGGCGCAGGACCTGCTGCCGTCGCGGGGCTTCGGCGGCCTGGACCGGGCCCCGGGGCGGGACTTCGAACCGGAGCCGCTGGTCGCGGTGCTCGGCTCGCCCGGCAACACGGCCGTCGACCAGGTCGTCGCCGGGCAGGCGTTGCAGCGGGTGCTGCTGGCCGCGACGGACTCGGGGCTGGCGGTGTCGATGCTCTCCCAGCCGATCGAGGTGCCGTCGGCGCGCGAGCAGCTGCGGCTGTCGCTGGGGCGGTTCGGCACGCCGCAGATGGTGATGCGCATCGGGTACGGCCAGCCGGGCTGGCCGACCCCGCGCCGCGAGGTGGACGAGGTGCTCGACCTGCCGGTCACCCAGTCCTGA
- a CDS encoding NAD-dependent epimerase/dehydratase family protein, translating into MRLLVLGGTGFVGGATVAEGVRRGWTVTVFNRGLHGSTPEGVHRLRGDRTAPDGLAALADGEWDLAVDTWDGAPRAARNTARALADRLGSYVYVSSCSVYALPGAPGVGEEAPVVDAEPDADDGDYAPNKAGGERAVREVFGERAVIARAGLILGPGEDIGRLPWWLTRIARGGDVLAPGPADLPLQYVDVRDLAGWMLDRGAQRQGGTFNMVSRTGHATMGELLDACVAATDVDARLRWTDPEPILAAGVTPWNDLPVWIPAGHEYRWLQELSVERAYAAGLTCRPVAETVADTWAWLRQVGTVPPRAGRPQRAPVGLDPDREAALLSAADPARA; encoded by the coding sequence ATGAGACTGTTGGTGCTGGGCGGAACGGGGTTCGTGGGCGGCGCGACGGTCGCCGAAGGGGTGCGTCGGGGCTGGACGGTGACCGTCTTCAACCGAGGGCTGCACGGCAGCACGCCGGAGGGCGTACACCGGTTGCGGGGTGACCGGACCGCGCCCGACGGCCTGGCGGCGCTCGCGGACGGCGAGTGGGACCTGGCGGTCGACACCTGGGACGGCGCGCCACGGGCGGCGCGCAACACCGCCCGCGCACTGGCCGACCGCCTCGGCAGCTACGTCTACGTCTCCAGCTGCTCGGTCTACGCGCTACCCGGCGCCCCCGGTGTGGGCGAGGAAGCCCCCGTGGTCGATGCGGAACCGGACGCCGACGACGGTGACTACGCGCCCAACAAGGCCGGTGGCGAGCGAGCCGTGCGGGAGGTGTTCGGCGAGCGGGCGGTGATCGCGCGGGCCGGCCTGATCCTCGGGCCGGGGGAGGACATCGGCCGGCTGCCCTGGTGGCTGACTCGGATCGCCCGGGGCGGGGACGTGCTGGCGCCCGGCCCGGCCGACCTGCCGTTGCAGTACGTCGACGTGCGGGACCTGGCGGGCTGGATGCTGGACCGGGGCGCACAGCGGCAGGGCGGGACGTTCAACATGGTGAGCCGCACCGGGCACGCCACCATGGGTGAGCTGCTCGACGCCTGTGTCGCGGCCACCGACGTTGACGCCCGGCTGCGCTGGACCGACCCGGAGCCGATCCTGGCCGCCGGGGTGACGCCGTGGAACGACCTGCCTGTCTGGATCCCAGCCGGGCACGAGTACCGCTGGTTGCAGGAGCTCAGCGTCGAGCGGGCGTACGCGGCCGGGCTCACCTGCCGTCCGGTGGCCGAGACGGTCGCGGACACCTGGGCGTGGCTGCGGCAGGTCGGCACGGTCCCACCACGGGCGGGACGCCCGCAGCGCGCCCCGGTCGGGCTGGACCCGGACCGGGAGGCGGCGCTGCTGTCGGCGGCGGACCCGGCGCGCGCCTGA
- a CDS encoding DUF6458 family protein produces MGIGTSIFLIALGAILTFALDASLGGINLDVVGWILMAAGVLGLIMTTLIWGRRRQVVSTTEPVEYRRVEERRDVAPPL; encoded by the coding sequence GTGGGTATCGGCACCAGCATCTTCCTGATCGCGCTCGGCGCGATCCTCACCTTCGCGCTCGATGCGAGCCTCGGCGGCATCAACCTCGACGTCGTCGGCTGGATCCTGATGGCAGCCGGCGTGCTCGGGCTGATCATGACCACGCTCATCTGGGGCCGCCGCCGCCAGGTGGTCAGCACGACCGAGCCGGTCGAGTACCGACGGGTCGAGGAGCGCCGGGACGTCGCCCCGCCGCTCTGA
- a CDS encoding TetR/AcrR family transcriptional regulator: MTRRAAEIRLDALLRTACDVISERGLANTRTADVAQAAGVSQALVFYHFATKDRLLAQAFAYAVEQDLARLDAVMRSSAPPLTKLRRIVRLYTPTGRATSWAMWIDGWAESLRTPELEKVSRRLDLRWREDLATVISDGVREGTFECADPAGAAWRISAVVDGLAVQLAVHDRVISRRQFAEWVRLLTARELGLDPTQLD, translated from the coding sequence GTGACGAGACGTGCGGCCGAAATCCGCCTGGATGCCCTGCTGCGCACGGCCTGTGACGTGATTTCGGAACGCGGTCTGGCCAACACCCGCACGGCCGACGTGGCACAGGCCGCCGGGGTGAGCCAGGCTCTGGTCTTCTACCACTTCGCCACCAAGGACCGGCTGCTCGCGCAGGCGTTCGCGTACGCGGTGGAGCAGGACCTGGCCCGGCTGGACGCGGTGATGCGGTCCAGCGCCCCGCCGCTGACCAAGCTCCGCCGGATCGTGCGGCTCTACACGCCGACGGGCCGGGCGACGTCCTGGGCCATGTGGATCGACGGCTGGGCGGAGTCGCTGCGCACCCCGGAGTTGGAGAAGGTCTCCCGTCGGCTCGACCTGCGCTGGCGGGAGGACCTGGCGACGGTGATCTCGGACGGGGTCCGCGAGGGCACCTTCGAGTGCGCTGACCCGGCCGGGGCGGCGTGGCGGATCAGCGCGGTGGTGGATGGGCTGGCGGTGCAGCTCGCGGTGCACGACCGGGTGATCTCCCGTCGGCAGTTCGCCGAGTGGGTCCGCCTGCTCACCGCCCGCGAGCTGGGACTGGACCCGACACAGCTCGACTGA
- a CDS encoding TIGR03086 family metal-binding protein, whose product MDLLETYRRSLAEFTDRVEQVGPGQWSDPTPCPDWNVRTLVNHVVGEDRWSVALLAGRTIEEVGDRYDGDLLGADPAGAARDAAAQAELAFVHPGALDRTVALSAGETPADEYLHQLIAEHLIHGWDLAVAIGADPRMDADAVAACARWFDRRIGDYQRGQLIRPEVDVPARADEQDRLVAAFGRDPDWTP is encoded by the coding sequence ATGGACCTGCTGGAGACGTACCGCCGCAGCCTGGCCGAGTTCACCGACCGGGTGGAGCAGGTCGGACCCGGCCAGTGGTCGGACCCCACCCCCTGTCCCGACTGGAACGTCCGGACGCTGGTCAACCACGTGGTGGGCGAGGACCGGTGGAGCGTCGCACTGCTCGCGGGGCGGACGATCGAGGAGGTCGGCGACCGCTACGACGGCGACCTGCTCGGCGCGGACCCGGCCGGTGCGGCCCGGGACGCGGCGGCGCAGGCGGAGCTGGCCTTCGTCCACCCCGGGGCGCTGGACCGCACCGTCGCGCTCTCCGCCGGCGAGACCCCCGCCGACGAGTACCTGCACCAGCTGATCGCGGAGCACCTGATCCACGGCTGGGACCTGGCCGTGGCGATCGGTGCGGACCCCCGGATGGACGCCGACGCGGTAGCCGCCTGCGCCCGATGGTTCGATCGGCGGATCGGCGACTACCAGCGGGGCCAGCTGATCCGGCCGGAGGTGGACGTGCCGGCGCGGGCCGACGAACAGGACCGCCTCGTCGCCGCCTTCGGCCGCGACCCCGACTGGACGCCGTGA